The following are encoded in a window of Panicum virgatum strain AP13 chromosome 5N, P.virgatum_v5, whole genome shotgun sequence genomic DNA:
- the LOC120676987 gene encoding putative glutamine amidotransferase GAT1_2.1, producing the protein MSSSPDLSRVLPRVLIVSRRTVRKNKFVDFVGEYHLDLIVGYGAVPVIVPRVAGVHTLLDSFEPIHGVLLCEGEDIDPSLYESAADADAGALSPEQLEAVRRLHPSDAAVDHEKDSIELRLARRCLERNIPYLGICRGSQVLNVACGGSLYQDVEHELGPAAAAVRHINYDDYDGHRHPVRVLPGTPLHEWFAGDLADGGEDGGAQAQQLMVNSYHHQGVRRLAQRFVPMAFAPDGLVEGFYDPDAYNPGEGKFIMGLQFHPERMRKPGSDEFDYPGCARAYQEFVHAVVAYQEKQVAAAASPRSALPASPKLNKEMERRRKVIFRSFSLAKDMYLSGGRTETKPAEQRDLDAGAEFLESNTASLSVQQEKRLKQMGATVRNASGYLNSLKLNDGREAAARALMAEMTVGQLSDLASFYQTMGRICSEVLDAKLQALHLHE; encoded by the exons ATGTCGTCCTCCCCCGACCTCTCCCGCGTGCTCCCCCGCGTGCTCATCGTCTCCCGCCGCACCGTCCGCAAGAACAAGTTCGTCGACTTCGTCG GAGAGTACCACCTGGACCTCATCGTGGGCTACGGCGCGGTGCCGGTGATCGtgccgcgcgtggccggcgtGCACACGCTGCTGGACTCGTTCGAGCCCATCCACGGCGTGCTCCTCTGCGAGGGCGAGGACATCGACCCCTCGCTCTACGAgtcggccgccgacgccgacgccggcgcgctCTCGCCAGAGCAGCTCGAGGCCGTGCGGCGCCTGCACCCGAgcgacgccgccgtcgaccaCGAGAAGGACTCCATCGAGCTCCGCCtcgcgcgccgctgcctcgaGCGCAACATCCCGTACCTCGGCATCTGCCGCGGCTCGCAGGTGCTCAACGTCGCCTGCGGCGGCTCGCTCTACCAGGACGTCGAGCACGAGCtcggccccgcggccgccgccgtccggcaCATCAACTACGACGACTACGACGGCCACCGCCACCCGGTGCGCGTCCTGCCCGGCACGCCGCTGCACGAGTGGTTCGCGGGCGACCTCGCCGACGggggcgaggacggcggcgcgcaggcGCAGCAGCTGATGGTGAACAGCTACCACCACCAGGGCGTGCGGCGGCTGGCGCAGCGGTTCGTGCCGATGGCGTTCGCGCCGGACGGCCTGGTCGAGGGGTTCTACGACCCCGACGCGTACAACCCTGGCGAGGGCAAGTTCATCATGGGCCTCCAGTTCCACCCGGAGCGCATGCGCAAGCCGGGCTCCGACGAGTTCGACTACCCCGGGTGCGCCAGGGCCTACCAGGAGTTCGTCCACGCCGTGGTCGCGTACCAGGAGAAgcaggtggccgccgccgcgtcgccccgGAGCGCCCTCCCCGCGTCGCCAAAGCTGAACAAGGAgatggagcggcggcgcaaggtCATCTTCCGGAGCTTCTCGCTCGCCAAGGACATGTACCTCTCCGGCGGCCGCACCGAGACGAAGCCGGCGGAGCAGCGCGacctcgacgccggcgccgagTTCCTCGAG TCGAACACGGCGTCGCTGAGCGTGCAGCAGGAGAAGCGGCTGAAGCAGATGGGCGCGACGGTGCGGAACGCGTCGGGGTACCTCAACAGCCTGAAGCTGAACGacgggcgggaggcggcggcgcgggcgctcaTGGCGGAGATGACGGTGGGCCAGCTCTCGGACCTCGCCTCCTTCTACCAGACCATGGGCAGGATCTGCTCCGAGGTGCTCGACGCGAAGCTGCAGGCGCTGCACCTGCACGAGTGA
- the LOC120675829 gene encoding uncharacterized protein LOC120675829, with the protein MAARGRRRFAGGDAPARRCNLERFLEATTPVVTPSCSSKEGIKGWSQSDADDSLPFFTLGDLWDTFRECSAYGTAVPLVLNGCRDDVVQYYVPYLSAIQLYGGLRRHVGPSRTGAEESDSDLEHETSSSANASSVQETSESSSGSEASSDECEPGSCHEQLLFEFLESEPPYQREPLADKICSLAKRFPELQTLRSCDLSPASWISVAWYPIYGIPAGPTQRDLDACFLTYHSLSTQFAGAGQQQGPKPTAPATACAAPVTAMWLPTFAMASYKLKGAAWTPGWRDRQLAASLAQAADAWTRLLRADHPDHRFFAARRAPSRRW; encoded by the exons ATGGCTGCGAGAGGTCGCCGAAggttcgccggcggcgatgcGCCGGCGAGGCGGTGTAACCTGGAGAGATTCCTCGAGGCCACCACGCCTGTGGTCACGCCCAGCTGCTCCTCCAAG GAGGGCATCAAGGGCTGGAGTCAATCGGATGCAGATGATTCATTGCCGTTCTTCACTTTGGGAGACCTCTGGGACACATTCAGGGAGTGCAGCGCATACGGCACCGCTGTACCTCTTGTTCTGAATGGTTGCCGCGATGATGTTGTTCAGTACTACGTCCCTTACTTATCTGCGATCCAGCTTTACGGAGGATTAAGGAGGCACGTCGGTCCTTCCAG GACGGGTGCAGAGGAGAGCGACAGCGACCTGGAGCATGAGACAAGCTCCAGCGCGAACGCGTCCTCGGTGCAGGAAACCAGCGAGAGCTCGAGCGGCAGCGAAGCTTCCAGCGACGAATGCGAGCCCGGAAGCTGCCACGAGCAGCTCCTCTTCGAGTTCCTCGAGTCCGAGCCTCCCTACCAGCGCGAGCCGCTGGCTGACAAG ATCTGCAGCCTCGCGAAGCGGTTTCCAGAGCTGCAGACCCTCAGGAGCTGCGATCTCTCGCCAGCCAGCTGGATCTCCGTTGCATG GTACCCGATCTACGGGATCCCGGCGGGACCAACACAGCGCGACCTGGACGCCTGCTTCCTCACCTACCACTCCCTTTCCACGCAGTTCGCAG GCGCCGGCCAGCAGCAGGGCCCCAAACCGACGGCCCCGGCCACCGCGTGCGCGGCGCCCGTGACGGCGATGTGGCTCCCGACGTTCGCGATGGCGTCGTACAAGCTGAAGGGCGCGGCGTGGACGCCAGGGTGGCGCGACCGGCAGCTGGCGGCGTCCCTCGCGCAGGCCGCCGACGCCTGGACCAGGCTCCTGCGCGCGGACCACCCGGACCACCGGTTCTTCGCCGCCCGGCGCGCGCCGAGCAGGAGATGGTGA
- the LOC120676269 gene encoding LEAF RUST 10 DISEASE-RESISTANCE LOCUS RECEPTOR-LIKE PROTEIN KINASE-like 2.7 — translation MAAHARPTLLLSALTLLLAALLHAAAAATSCAPRACGNLTIAYPFWLPGQASSSSAPCGPAAFQVDCRGGQASLANSFRGAYKILRVSYGNRTLVVANDNVQTNASGCPVPRIDVSASLSLAPFTASSANAQLVFLFNSNCTAGAGANGGAPPPGFVNVTCPGTRALVRLDPRYNTSAARAVAGDCEYSVVPVLGSPGASAGDYPELLRGGYQLEWRASAGDCAACNASGGRCGFDAEADAFACLCSDGSSRPARCDANKSGKKVILIVSLSITFGLLLAFLIVILKFRRRIRSFSLPSIMDRRRSSSDTANVEKLLQKYGDLAPKRYRYSELKKITESFKHKLGEGGYGAVFRGVLNASGGNSRAREVAVKVLHHSRPNGEEFLNEVVSIGRTSHVNIVTLLGFCLEGSRRALVYEYMPNGSLDRYIYSGDPGAAAALGWETLHEVAAGIARGLEYLHEGCNTRIIHFDIKPQNVLLDADLRPKIADFGMAKLCSPQESILSMADARGTIGFIAPEVFSRGFGVISTKSDVYSYGMLLLEMVAGRSNVKAYAETKSGGDLFFPLWVYDHLLQDGGVLQQDRGAGAAGEEVAMRKMALIGLWCIQTVPASRPSMSRVLEMLERSIHELAMPPRPYHVSPSPSHPSSYPSSTSDFTLRSSRVRTPESTA, via the exons atggccgcgcacGCCCGGCCGACGCTGCTCCTCTCCGCCCTAACATTACTCCTAGCAGCACTactgcacgcggcggcggccgcgacaaGCTGCGCGCCGAGGGCGTGTGGCAACCTGACCATCGCCTACCCGTTCTGGCTCCCGGGccaggcttcctcctcctcggcgccctGCGGCCCGGCGGCGTTCCAGGTCGACTGCCGCGGCGGGCAGGCCTCGCTGGCGAACTCCTTCCGCGGCGCCTACAAGATCCTCCGCGTCTCCTACGGCAACCGCACCCTCGTGGTCGCCAACGATAACGTCCAGACCAACGCCAGCGGCTGCCCCGTGCCGCGCATCGACGTCTCCGCCAGCCTCAGCCTCGCGCCGTTCACGGCCAGCAGCGCCAACGCCCAGCTCGTCTTCCTCTTCAACTCCAActgcaccgccggcgccggcgccaacggcggcgcgccgccgccggggttcGTGAACGTGACGTGCCCGGGTACGCGGGCCCTGGTGCGGCTCGACCCGAGGTACAACACCTCCGCGGCGAGGGCGGTCGCCGGGGACTGCGAGTACTCGGTCGTGCCGGTGCTGGGTTCCCCCGGCGCGAGCGCGGGCGACTACCCCGAGCTGCTGAGGGGCGGGTACCAGCTGGAGTGGCGGGCGTCGGCCGGGGACTGCGCGGCGTGCAACGCCagcggcgggcggtgcgggTTCGACGCCGAGGCCGACGCGTTCGCCTGCCTTTGCTCCGACGGGTCGTCACGCCCGGCAAGATGCG ATGCAAACAAGTCCGGCAAGAAGGTCATTCTGATAG TATCCTTGTCGATCACATTCGGCCTGCTGTTGGCATTCCTCATCGTCATCCTCAAGTTCCGTCGACGAATCCGCAGCTTCAGTTTACCCAGCATCATGGACAGACGACGCAGCAGTAGCGACACTGCAAACGTCGAGAAACTCCTGCAAAAGTACGGCGATCTCGCTCCAAAGAGGTACCGGTACTCGGAGCTCAAGAAGATAACCGAATCCTTCAAGCACAAGCTCGGCGAGGGCGGGTACGGCGCCGTGTTCCGCGGCGTCCTGAACGCCTCCGGCGGCAACAGCCGCGCGCGCGAGGTCGCCGTCAAGGTCCTCCACCACTCCCGGCCCAACGGCGAGGAGTTCCTGAACGAGGTGGTCAGCATCGGCCGGACGTCGCACGTCAACATCGTCACGCTCCTCGGGTTCTGCCTCGAGGGCTCCAGGCGCGCGCTGGTCTACGAGTACATGCCCAACGGCTCGCTGGACAGGTACATCTACTCCGGCgaccccggcgcggcggcggcgctggggtggGAGACGCTGCacgaggtcgccgccggcatCGCGCGCGGGCTCGAGTACCTGCACGAGGGCTGCAACACGCGGATCATCCACTTCGACATCAAGCCCCAGAACGTGCTCCTGGACGCGGACCTCCGCCCCAAGATCGCCGACTTCGGGATGGCGAAGCTGTGCAGCCCGCAGGAGAGCATCCTGTCGATGGCGGACGCGCGGGGCACCATCGGGTTCATCgcgccggaggtcttctcccgGGGGTTCGGGGTCATCTCCACCAAGTCCGACGTGTACAGCTAcgggatgctgctgctggagatgGTCGCCGGGAGGAGCAACGTCAAGGCCTACGCCGAGACGAAGTCGGGCGGCGACCTCTTCTTCCCGCTCTGGGTCTACGACCACCTGCTCCaggacggcggcgtgctccAGCAGGACCGCGGCGCGGGAGCCGCTGGTGAGGAGGTCGCGATGAGGAAGATGGCGCTCATCGGGCTCTGGTGCATCCAGACCGTGCCGGCGAGCAGGCCGTCGATGAGCAGGGTGCTGGAGATGCTGGAGAGGAGCATCCACGAGCTGGCGATGCCGCCGCGGCCGTACCACGTTTCCCCGTCGCCGTCGCACCCGTCGAGCTACCCGTCTTCTACCTCGGATTTCACCCTACG TAGCTCAAGAGTGCGTACGCCGGAGAGCACAGCGTAA
- the LOC120676270 gene encoding LEAF RUST 10 DISEASE-RESISTANCE LOCUS RECEPTOR-LIKE PROTEIN KINASE-like 2.5 yields MDNRIGSTCHKCTCNLALKVFTLCFEIIGSLSAAAGVFFTCLVWIIYRRKQKLNLFILQKHAQSKSNTEEILRRYQSLTPKRYSYSDLKKATRCFKEKLGEGGYGKVFKGTLPDGRMVAVKLLKGSKGNGEEFLNEVTSIGRTSHVNIASLLGFCLQGSKRALVYEYMANGSLEKYIYSESLKSALGWEQLRKIAIGIARGLEYLHQGCSTRIIHFDIKPHNILLDEDFCPKIADFGLAKLCNLKDSALSMADARGTIGFIAPEVFYRGFGVVSTKSDVYSYGMMILQMVRGRTNAKENTDNSSEAYFTNWIYDCLVKDLQSHEVTCDLEETAKKMAVVGLWCIQMAPINRPSMSTVTEMLEKNIDELEIPPKPFLSCPSPQSHFSS; encoded by the coding sequence ATGGATAACAGAATAGGATCAACTTGCCACAAGTGTACTTGCAATCTTGCATTGAAGGTTTTTACTCTTTGTTTTGAAATTATAGGTTCCCTGTCAGCTGCGGCTGGTGTGTTTTTCACATGTCTTGTTTGGATCATATACCGTCGGAAACAAAAGCTCAACCTGTTCATTCTCCAAAAGCATGCTCAGAGTAAATCAAACACGGAAGAGATACTAAGGAGATATCAATCACTAACCCCGAAGAGGTACAGTTACTCAGATCTGAAGAAAGCAACAAGATGTTTCAAGGAAAAATTAGGAGAGGGTGGCTATGGTAAAGTATTCAAGGGTACTCTACCAGACGGACGTATGGTTGCTGTGAAACTCTTAAAAGGATCCAAAGGCAATGGAGAGGAATTTCTAAATGAAGTCACTAGTATTGGTAGGACTTCCCATGTTAATATTGCCAGTTTACTTGGTTTTTGTTTACAGGGATCTAAGAGGGCCCTTGTTTATGAGTACATGGCCAATGGCTCTTTAGAGAAGTACATTTATTCAGAGAGTTTAAAGTCAGCACTTGGATGGGAACAATTAAGGAAAATAGCTATTGGCATTGCACGAGGTCTGGAGTATTTGCACCAGGGCTGTAGCACCCGCATCATCCATTTTGATATTAAGCCCCACAACATCCTTCTTGATGAAGACTTCTGTCCCAAAATAGCTGATTTTGGATTGGCAAAACTGTGTAACCTCAAGGATAGTGCTCTCTCGATGGCTGATGCAAGAGGCACCATTGGTTTCATTGCTCCTGAAGTGTTTTATAGAGGGTTTGGAGTTGTGTCAACCAAGTCAGACGTTTACAGCTATGGGATGATGATACTACAGATGGTGAGAGGAAGAACAAATGCTAAAGAAAATACTGACAATTCTAGTGAAGCATATTTTACCAACTGGATTTATGACTGCTTAGTGAAAGATTTGCaaagccacgaagtcacatgcGACCTGGAAGAGACTGCAAAGAAGATGGCTGTAGTTGGCTTATGGTGCATACAAATGGCCCCAATAAATCGTCCTTCCATGAGTACAGTCACAGAAATGCTGGAGAAGAACATCGACGAATTGGAAATTCCACCCAAGCCATTCCTTTCCTGCCCCTCACCGCAATCACATTTCTCATCTTAA